One stretch of bacterium DNA includes these proteins:
- a CDS encoding nucleotidyl transferase AbiEii/AbiGii toxin family protein: MGQIAPVNPHWEALTPETHEAFCKAAHLPFISQFYLAGGTGLALHLGHRFSVDLDFFSPASDAVGPDVRTGLREALEDPTLSITHDKDATFVATWRGVGISFFRLHLYPLVHQPVLIENVPVATIEEIGAMKLAASIDRGTRKDLVDLYYILQQVPIEHLFEVAAVKYARVRTFAISATRALAYFDDAEALPMPLMIDQTSWADMKRFLVRQAIETGRKHLEDLWT; this comes from the coding sequence ATGGGACAAATAGCTCCAGTCAATCCCCACTGGGAAGCGCTTACACCCGAAACGCACGAGGCGTTCTGCAAAGCCGCCCACCTGCCGTTTATCAGCCAGTTTTACCTGGCCGGGGGCACTGGACTGGCCCTGCATCTCGGGCATCGCTTTTCGGTTGATCTGGACTTCTTCTCGCCGGCCTCAGACGCCGTTGGGCCAGACGTACGTACCGGGCTGCGGGAAGCCCTGGAAGACCCAACGCTGTCCATCACTCATGACAAAGATGCCACCTTTGTAGCCACCTGGCGAGGTGTAGGTATCAGTTTCTTTCGTCTGCACCTTTACCCTCTGGTGCATCAGCCTGTACTGATAGAGAACGTGCCCGTAGCCACTATAGAAGAAATCGGCGCCATGAAGTTGGCAGCCAGCATTGACCGAGGCACCCGCAAGGATCTGGTGGATCTGTACTACATCCTCCAACAGGTGCCGATTGAACATTTGTTTGAGGTGGCGGCCGTAAAATACGCTCGCGTGCGCACCTTCGCCATCAGTGCTACTCGCGCCCTGGCCTATTTTGACGATGCAGAAGCGTTGCCTATGCCCCTCATGATTGACCAGACTTCCTGGGCAGACATGAAGCGCTTTCTGGTGCGCCAGGCCATAGAGACCGGCCGGAAACACCTCGAAGATTTGTGGACATGA